One stretch of Cygnus olor isolate bCygOlo1 chromosome 1, bCygOlo1.pri.v2, whole genome shotgun sequence DNA includes these proteins:
- the TAGLN3 gene encoding transgelin-3: MANRGPSYGLSREVQEKIEQKYDPELESRLVNWIIVQCGEQIEHPPPGRQHFQTWLMDGTLLCKLINSLHPKGNEPIAKISESKMAFKQMEQISQFLKAAEIYGVRTTDIFQTVDLWEGKDMAAVQRTLMALGSLAVTKDDGCYKGDPSWFHRKAQQNRRGFSEEQLRQGQNVIGLQMGSNKGASQSGMTGYGMPRQII, from the exons ATGGCTAACAGAGGACCAAGCTATGGCTTAAGCCGAGAAGTTCAGGAAAAGATTGAACAAAAATATGACCCGGAATTAGAGTCCAGGCTGGTGAACTGGATTATTGTACAGTGTGGAGAACAGATAGAGCACCCTCCTCCTGGAAGGCAGCATTTTCAGACCTGGTTGATGGATGGAACG CTGTTATGCAAGTTAATAAACAGTTTACATCCAAAGGGAAATGAGCCCATTGCAAAGATCTCTGAATCAAAAATGGCTTTCAAGCAGATGGAACAAATTTCCCAGTTCTTAAAAGCTGCTGAAATCTACGGAGTAAGAACAACAGATATTTTCCAGACGGTGGATTTGTGGgaag GGAAGGATAtggcagcagtgcagagaaCCTTAATGGCCCTAGGCAGTTTGGCGGTCACCAAGGATGATGGATGCTACAAAGGGGATCCATCCTGGTTTCACAG gaaagcacagcagaaTCGACGAGgattttcagaagagcagcTTCGTCAGGGACAGAACGTAATAGGCCTTCAGATGGGCAGCAACAAAGGAGCTTCACAGTCGGGTATGACAGGCTATGGCATGCCAAGGCAGATTATCTAA